In the genome of Pseudomonas protegens, one region contains:
- a CDS encoding serine hydroxymethyltransferase, with the protein MFSKQDQIQGYDDALLAAINAEEQRQEDHIELIASENYTSKRVMQAQGSGLTNKYAEGYPGKRYYGGCEHVDKVEALAIERAKQLFGADYANVQPHSGSSANSAVYLALLQAGDTILGMSLAHGGHLTHGAKVSSSGKLYNAVQYGIDTTTGLIDYDEVERLAVEHKPKMIVAGFSAYSKTLDFPRFRQIADKVGALLFVDMAHVAGLVAAGLYPNPLPYADVVTTTTHKTLRGPRGGLILAKANEEIEKKLNAAVFPGAQGGPLMHVIAAKAVCFKEALEPGFKAYQQQVIDNAQAMAGVFIKRGYDVVSGGTDNHLFLVSLIRQGLTGKDADAALGRAHITVNKNAVPNDPQSPFVTSGLRIGTPAVTTRGFKVTQCTELAGWICDILDHLGDADVEANVARQVAALCADFPVYR; encoded by the coding sequence ATGTTCAGCAAGCAAGACCAGATCCAGGGTTACGACGATGCACTGCTGGCGGCGATCAATGCCGAGGAACAACGCCAGGAAGATCACATCGAGCTGATCGCGTCGGAGAACTACACCAGCAAGCGGGTGATGCAGGCGCAAGGCAGCGGGCTGACAAACAAGTACGCCGAAGGTTATCCGGGCAAGCGCTACTACGGTGGCTGCGAGCACGTGGACAAGGTCGAGGCCCTGGCCATCGAGCGCGCAAAGCAGCTGTTCGGCGCCGATTACGCCAACGTCCAGCCGCATTCCGGTTCTTCCGCCAACAGCGCGGTGTACCTGGCCCTGCTGCAGGCCGGCGACACCATTCTCGGCATGAGCCTGGCCCATGGCGGTCACTTGACCCACGGCGCCAAGGTGTCGTCCTCGGGCAAGCTGTACAACGCCGTGCAGTACGGCATCGATACCACCACCGGGCTGATCGACTACGACGAAGTCGAGCGCCTGGCCGTGGAACACAAGCCGAAGATGATCGTCGCCGGCTTCTCGGCCTACTCAAAGACCCTGGACTTCCCGCGTTTCCGGCAGATCGCCGACAAGGTCGGGGCGCTGCTGTTCGTCGACATGGCCCACGTCGCCGGGCTGGTGGCCGCCGGTCTGTATCCCAACCCGCTGCCCTATGCCGACGTGGTCACCACCACCACCCACAAGACCCTGCGCGGTCCCCGTGGCGGGCTGATCCTGGCCAAGGCCAACGAAGAGATCGAGAAGAAACTCAACGCCGCGGTGTTCCCGGGTGCCCAGGGCGGTCCGTTGATGCATGTGATCGCCGCCAAGGCGGTGTGCTTCAAGGAAGCGCTGGAGCCGGGGTTCAAGGCCTACCAGCAACAGGTGATCGACAACGCCCAGGCCATGGCCGGCGTATTTATCAAACGCGGCTACGATGTAGTGTCCGGCGGCACCGACAACCACCTGTTCCTGGTCAGCCTGATCCGTCAGGGCCTGACCGGTAAAGATGCCGATGCCGCCCTGGGCCGCGCCCACATCACCGTGAACAAGAACGCCGTGCCCAACGACCCGCAGTCGCCGTTTGTCACCTCCGGCCTGCGCATCGGCACCCCGGCGGTCACCACCCGCGGATTCAAGGTCACCCAGTGCACTGAACTGGCCGGTTGGATCTGCGACATCCTCGATCACCTCGGCGATGCCGACGTCGAGGCCAATGTCGCGCGCCAGGTGGCAGCCCTGTGCGCTGATTTCCCGGTTTACCGCTGA
- a CDS encoding sarcosine oxidase subunit beta family protein, producing the protein MQRYSGFGLFKHSLSHHENWQRMWRTPTPKKVYDVVIVGGGGHGLATAYYLAKEHGITNVAVVEKGWLGGGNTARNTTIVRSNYLWDESAQLYEHAMKLWEGLSQDLNYNVMFSQRGVYNLCHTLQDIRDSERRVSANRLNGIDGELLNTQQVADEIPYLDCSKNTRYPILGATVQRRGGVARHDAVAWGFARAADALGVDLIQQTEVIGFRKENGVCIGVETNKGFIGAKRVGVVTAGNSGHMAKLAGFRLPIESHPLQALVSEPIKPIIDSVIMSNAVHGYISQSDKGDLVIGAGIDGWVGYGQRGSYPVIEHTIQAIVEMFPILSRVRMNRQWGGIVDTSPDACPIISKTPVPNMFFNCGWGTGGFKATPGSGNVFAASLAKGEMHPLAAPFSIDRFHNGALIDEHGAAAVAH; encoded by the coding sequence ATGCAACGCTATTCGGGCTTCGGCCTCTTCAAGCACTCTCTCAGCCACCATGAAAACTGGCAGCGCATGTGGCGCACGCCGACCCCGAAGAAGGTCTACGACGTGGTCATCGTCGGCGGTGGCGGGCATGGCCTGGCCACCGCCTACTACCTGGCCAAGGAACACGGCATCACCAATGTCGCGGTGGTGGAAAAGGGCTGGCTGGGCGGCGGCAACACTGCGCGCAACACCACCATCGTGCGTTCCAACTACCTGTGGGACGAGTCGGCGCAGCTTTACGAGCATGCGATGAAGCTGTGGGAAGGGCTGTCCCAGGACCTCAATTACAACGTGATGTTCTCCCAGCGCGGGGTCTACAACCTGTGCCACACCCTGCAGGACATCCGTGATTCCGAGCGTCGGGTCAGCGCCAACCGCCTCAACGGCATCGACGGCGAATTGCTCAACACCCAGCAGGTGGCGGACGAGATTCCCTACCTGGATTGCTCGAAAAACACCCGTTATCCGATCCTCGGCGCCACGGTCCAGCGCCGTGGCGGCGTGGCCCGTCACGACGCCGTGGCCTGGGGCTTTGCCCGGGCCGCCGACGCCCTGGGCGTGGACCTGATCCAGCAGACCGAAGTCATCGGTTTTCGCAAGGAAAACGGCGTATGCATCGGCGTCGAGACCAACAAGGGCTTTATCGGCGCCAAGCGCGTCGGTGTGGTCACCGCCGGTAACTCCGGGCACATGGCCAAACTCGCGGGCTTCCGCCTGCCGATCGAATCCCACCCGCTGCAAGCGCTGGTGTCGGAACCGATCAAGCCGATCATCGACAGCGTGATCATGTCCAACGCGGTGCACGGCTATATCAGCCAGTCGGACAAGGGCGACCTGGTGATCGGTGCCGGTATCGACGGCTGGGTCGGCTACGGCCAGCGCGGCTCCTACCCGGTGATCGAGCACACCATCCAGGCCATCGTCGAGATGTTCCCGATCCTCTCCCGGGTGCGCATGAACCGCCAGTGGGGCGGCATCGTCGACACCAGCCCGGACGCCTGCCCGATCATTTCCAAGACCCCGGTGCCGAACATGTTCTTCAACTGCGGTTGGGGCACCGGCGGCTTCAAGGCCACCCCGGGCTCGGGCAACGTGTTTGCCGCGAGCCTGGCCAAGGGCGAGATGCATCCATTGGCCGCCCCTTTCTCCATCGACCGTTTCCACAACGGCGCGCTGATCGACGAACACGGCGCTGCTGCGGTCGCCCACTAA
- a CDS encoding sarcosine oxidase subunit delta has protein sequence MLHIFCPHCGELRSEEEFHSSGQAHIPRPLDPNACTDEEWGDYMFFRDNPRGLHHELWIHAAGCRQYFNATRDTVTYEILETYKIGTKPQFTAKAAGEKV, from the coding sequence ATGTTGCATATCTTCTGTCCTCACTGCGGCGAGCTGCGCTCCGAAGAGGAATTCCACTCGTCCGGCCAGGCCCATATTCCCCGGCCGCTGGACCCCAACGCCTGCACCGACGAGGAGTGGGGCGACTACATGTTCTTCCGCGACAACCCCCGCGGCCTGCACCACGAGTTGTGGATCCACGCCGCCGGTTGCCGCCAGTACTTCAACGCCACCCGCGACACCGTGACCTACGAAATTCTTGAAACCTACAAGATAGGCACCAAACCGCAGTTCACCGCCAAGGCTGCTGGAGAGAAGGTATGA
- a CDS encoding sarcosine oxidase subunit alpha translates to MSQTNRLSNGGRIDRNKVLTFTFNGQTYKGFEGDTLASALLANGVDIIGRSFKYSRPRGIFAAGCEEPNAVLQIGATEATQIPNVRATQQALYQGLVATSTNGWPSVNNDMMGILGKVGGKLMPPGFYYKTFMYPQSFWMTYEKYIRKAAGLGRSPTENDPDTYDNMNQHCDVLIVGAGPAGLAAALAAARSGARVILADEQEEFGGSLLDSRESLDGKPAVEWVASVIAELKSLPDVLLLPRATVNGYHDHNFLTIHERLTDHLGDRAPIGQVRQRIHRVRAKRVVLATGAHERPLVYGNNDVPGNMLAGAVSTYVRRYGVAPGKKLVLSTNNDHAYRVALDWLDASLQVVAIADARHNPRGALVEEARAKGIRILTSSAVIEARGSKHVTGARVAAIDVKAHKVTSPGEWLDCDLIASSGGYSPVVHLASHLGGKPVWREDILGFVPGEAPQKRVCVGGINGVYSLGDTLADGFEGGVRAASEAGFQSVEGVLPKALTRLEEPTLALFQVPHEKGTARAPKQFVDLQNDVTAAAIELATREGFESVEHVKRYTALGFGTDQGKLGNVNGLAIAARSLNVSIPQMGTTMFRPNYTPITFGAVAGRHCGHIFEPVRFTALHAWHVKNGAEFEDVGQWKRPWYFPKNGEDLHAAVKRECLAVRDSVGLLDASTLGKIDIQGPDAREFLNRIYTNAWTKLDVGKARYGLMCKEDGMVFDDGVTACLADNHFLMTTTTGGAARVLQWLEIYQQTEWPDLKVYFTSVTDHWATMTLSGPNSRKLLSEVTDIDLDKDGFPFMTWKEGLVGGVPARVFRISFTGELSYEVNVQADYAMGVLEQIVEAGKKYNLTPYGTETMHVLRAEKGFIIVGQDTDGSMTPDDLNMGWCVGRTKPFSWIGWRGMNREDCVREQRKQLVGLKPIDPTQWLPEGAQLVFNPKQAIPMSMVGHVTSSYAHNSLGYSFALGVVKGGLQRLGERVFAPLADGRVIEAEIVSSVFFDPKGDRQNI, encoded by the coding sequence ATGAGCCAGACCAATCGCCTGTCCAACGGCGGACGCATCGACCGCAACAAAGTCCTGACCTTCACCTTTAACGGCCAGACCTACAAAGGCTTTGAGGGCGACACCCTGGCCTCGGCCCTGCTGGCCAACGGCGTGGACATCATCGGTCGCAGCTTCAAGTACTCCCGGCCCCGGGGCATCTTCGCCGCGGGCTGCGAAGAGCCCAACGCGGTGCTGCAGATCGGCGCCACCGAAGCCACCCAGATCCCCAACGTGCGCGCCACCCAACAGGCGCTGTACCAGGGCCTGGTGGCCACCAGCACCAACGGCTGGCCCAGCGTCAACAACGACATGATGGGGATTCTCGGCAAGGTCGGCGGCAAGCTGATGCCGCCGGGCTTCTACTACAAAACCTTCATGTACCCGCAATCGTTCTGGATGACCTACGAGAAGTACATCCGCAAGGCCGCGGGCCTCGGTCGCTCGCCTACCGAGAACGATCCGGACACCTACGACAACATGAACCAGCACTGCGACGTGCTGATTGTCGGCGCCGGCCCCGCCGGTCTTGCTGCCGCGCTGGCCGCTGCCCGCAGTGGCGCCCGGGTGATCCTCGCCGATGAGCAGGAAGAGTTCGGCGGCAGCCTGCTGGACAGCCGCGAAAGCCTGGACGGCAAGCCGGCGGTGGAGTGGGTGGCCAGCGTGATCGCCGAGCTCAAGTCGCTGCCGGACGTGTTGCTGCTGCCACGGGCCACGGTCAACGGCTACCACGACCATAACTTCCTGACCATTCACGAGCGCCTTACCGATCACCTCGGCGACCGCGCGCCCATCGGCCAGGTGCGCCAGCGTATCCACCGGGTCCGCGCCAAGCGCGTGGTGCTGGCCACCGGCGCCCACGAGCGGCCGCTGGTCTACGGCAACAACGACGTGCCGGGCAACATGCTGGCCGGTGCCGTCTCCACCTACGTGCGCCGCTACGGCGTGGCCCCGGGCAAGAAACTGGTGCTGTCCACCAACAACGACCACGCCTACCGCGTGGCCCTGGACTGGCTCGACGCCAGCCTGCAAGTGGTGGCCATCGCCGATGCGCGGCACAACCCCCGCGGCGCCCTGGTGGAAGAAGCCCGGGCCAAGGGTATTCGCATCCTCACCTCCAGCGCGGTGATCGAGGCCCGTGGCAGCAAGCACGTGACCGGCGCCCGCGTAGCGGCCATCGACGTCAAGGCGCACAAGGTCACCAGCCCCGGCGAATGGCTCGATTGCGACCTGATCGCCAGCTCAGGCGGCTACAGCCCGGTGGTGCACCTGGCCTCGCACCTGGGCGGCAAGCCGGTGTGGCGTGAAGACATCCTCGGTTTCGTGCCCGGTGAAGCACCGCAGAAGCGCGTGTGCGTCGGTGGCATCAACGGCGTCTACAGCCTCGGCGATACCCTGGCCGATGGTTTCGAGGGCGGTGTGCGCGCCGCCAGCGAAGCCGGGTTCCAGAGCGTTGAGGGCGTGTTGCCCAAGGCTCTGACCCGCCTGGAAGAACCGACCCTGGCGCTGTTCCAGGTGCCCCATGAAAAAGGCACGGCGCGGGCGCCCAAGCAGTTCGTTGATCTGCAGAACGACGTCACCGCCGCCGCCATCGAACTGGCGACCCGCGAGGGCTTCGAGTCGGTGGAGCACGTCAAGCGCTACACCGCCCTGGGCTTCGGCACCGACCAGGGCAAGCTGGGCAACGTCAACGGCCTGGCCATCGCCGCCCGTTCGCTGAACGTCAGCATCCCGCAGATGGGCACCACCATGTTCCGCCCGAACTACACGCCGATCACCTTCGGCGCCGTGGCCGGCCGGCACTGCGGGCACATCTTCGAGCCGGTGCGTTTCACCGCGCTGCATGCCTGGCATGTGAAGAACGGCGCCGAGTTCGAAGACGTCGGCCAGTGGAAGCGCCCCTGGTACTTCCCGAAAAACGGCGAAGACCTGCATGCCGCGGTCAAGCGTGAATGCCTGGCGGTGCGTGACAGCGTCGGCCTGCTGGACGCCTCGACCCTGGGCAAGATCGACATCCAGGGCCCGGATGCCCGCGAGTTCCTCAACCGCATCTACACCAACGCCTGGACCAAGCTCGACGTGGGCAAGGCCCGCTACGGCCTGATGTGCAAGGAAGACGGCATGGTCTTCGACGACGGCGTCACCGCCTGTCTGGCCGACAACCACTTCCTGATGACCACCACCACCGGCGGCGCGGCTCGCGTGCTGCAGTGGCTGGAGATCTACCAGCAGACCGAATGGCCGGACCTCAAGGTGTACTTCACCTCGGTCACCGACCACTGGGCCACCATGACCCTGTCGGGCCCCAACAGCCGCAAGCTGCTGAGCGAAGTCACCGACATCGACCTGGACAAGGACGGCTTCCCGTTCATGACCTGGAAGGAAGGCCTGGTGGGCGGCGTGCCGGCGCGGGTGTTCCGCATCTCGTTCACCGGCGAGCTGTCCTACGAGGTCAACGTCCAGGCTGACTACGCCATGGGCGTGCTGGAGCAGATCGTCGAGGCTGGCAAGAAGTACAACCTGACCCCTTACGGCACCGAAACCATGCACGTGCTGCGGGCCGAGAAGGGCTTCATCATCGTCGGCCAGGACACCGACGGCTCGATGACCCCGGACGACCTGAACATGGGTTGGTGCGTGGGCCGGACCAAGCCGTTCTCGTGGATCGGCTGGCGCGGCATGAACCGTGAAGACTGCGTGCGCGAGCAGCGCAAGCAACTGGTGGGCCTCAAGCCGATCGACCCGACCCAGTGGCTGCCGGAAGGCGCGCAACTGGTGTTCAACCCCAAGCAGGCGATCCCGATGAGCATGGTCGGTCACGTGACCTCCAGCTACGCCCACAACTCCCTGGGTTATTCCTTTGCCCTGGGCGTGGTCAAGGGCGGCCTCCAGCGCCTGGGCGAGCGGGTCTTCGCGCCGCTGGCCGATGGCCGGGTGATCGAGGCGGAAATCGTTTCCTCGGTGTTCTTCGACCCCAAGGGCGACCGCCAGAACATATGA
- a CDS encoding sarcosine oxidase subunit gamma encodes MTAVNVYQQRPTTGAKAESPLHHADLPSLVGKGRKNAGVILREKKLLGHLTIRGDGHDPAFAAGVHKALGIELPGALSVVVKGETSLQWLGPDEWLLIVPSGEEFAAEQNLRAALGDLHIQIVNVSGGQQILELSGPNVRQVLMKSTSYDVHPNNFPVGKAVGTVFAKSQLVIRRTGEDTWELLVRRSFSDYWWMWLQDAAAEYGLSVQA; translated from the coding sequence ATGACCGCAGTCAACGTTTACCAACAGCGCCCCACCACCGGGGCCAAGGCCGAGTCGCCCCTGCACCACGCCGACCTGCCGAGCCTGGTGGGCAAGGGCCGCAAGAACGCCGGGGTGATCCTGCGCGAGAAAAAACTCCTCGGTCACCTGACGATCCGTGGCGACGGCCACGACCCGGCCTTCGCCGCCGGCGTGCACAAGGCCCTGGGCATCGAATTGCCGGGTGCCCTGAGCGTGGTGGTCAAGGGTGAAACCAGCCTGCAATGGCTGGGCCCGGATGAGTGGCTGCTGATCGTGCCCAGCGGCGAAGAATTCGCCGCCGAGCAGAACCTGCGGGCGGCCCTGGGCGACCTGCATATCCAGATCGTCAACGTCAGCGGCGGCCAGCAGATCCTCGAACTGTCCGGCCCCAACGTGCGCCAGGTGCTGATGAAGTCCACCAGCTACGACGTGCACCCCAACAACTTCCCGGTGGGCAAGGCGGTGGGCACGGTGTTCGCCAAGTCGCAGCTGGTGATCCGCCGCACCGGCGAAGACACCTGGGAATTGCTGGTGCGTCGCAGTTTTTCCGATTACTGGTGGATGTGGCTGCAGGATGCGGCCGCCGAATACGGCCTTAGCGTCCAGGCCTGA
- the purU gene encoding formyltetrahydrofolate deformylase, whose translation MSRAPDTWILTADCPSVLGTVDAVTRFLFEQGCYVTEHHSFDDRLSGRFFIRVEFRQPDGLDEQGFRQGLAERAKAFAMNFELTAPNYRPKVVIMVSKADHCLNDLLYRQRIGQLPMDVVAVVSNHPDLKPLADWHQIPYHHFPLDPNDKPSQERRVWQVIEDSGAELVILARYMQVLSPELCRKLDGKAINIHHSLLPGFKGAKPYHQAYNKGVKLVGATAHYINNDLDEGPIIAQGVEVVDHSYYPEDLIAKGRDIEGLTLARAVGYHIERRVFLNGNRTVVL comes from the coding sequence ATGAGCCGCGCCCCCGATACCTGGATTCTCACCGCCGACTGCCCCAGCGTGCTCGGCACGGTGGACGCGGTGACCCGCTTTCTGTTCGAGCAGGGCTGCTACGTCACTGAACACCACTCCTTCGATGACCGGCTTTCGGGGCGCTTCTTCATTCGCGTGGAGTTTCGCCAGCCCGACGGCCTCGACGAGCAGGGCTTTCGCCAGGGGCTGGCCGAGCGCGCCAAAGCCTTCGCGATGAACTTCGAACTGACCGCGCCCAACTACCGGCCGAAGGTGGTGATCATGGTCTCCAAGGCCGATCACTGCCTCAACGACTTGCTCTACCGCCAGCGCATCGGCCAGTTGCCCATGGACGTGGTGGCGGTGGTGTCCAACCACCCGGACCTCAAGCCCCTGGCCGACTGGCACCAGATTCCCTACCACCACTTCCCCCTCGACCCCAACGACAAGCCGTCCCAGGAGCGCCGGGTGTGGCAGGTGATCGAGGACTCCGGCGCCGAACTGGTGATCCTTGCCCGCTACATGCAAGTGCTGTCGCCGGAGCTGTGCCGCAAGCTCGATGGCAAGGCGATCAATATCCACCACTCGCTGCTGCCGGGCTTCAAGGGCGCCAAGCCGTATCACCAGGCCTACAACAAAGGCGTGAAACTGGTGGGCGCCACCGCGCACTACATCAACAACGACCTGGACGAAGGCCCGATCATCGCCCAGGGCGTGGAGGTGGTGGACCACAGCTACTACCCCGAAGACTTGATCGCCAAGGGGCGTGACATTGAAGGCCTGACCCTGGCCCGGGCGGTGGGGTATCACATCGAACGGCGGGTGTTCTTGAACGGCAATCGCACGGTGGTGCTCTGA
- the fdhA gene encoding formaldehyde dehydrogenase, glutathione-independent, whose amino-acid sequence MSGNRGVVYLGSGKVEVQKIDYPKMQDPRGRKIEHGVILRVVSTNICGSDQHMVRGRTTAQVGLVLGHEITGEVIEKGSDVENLKIGDLVSVPFNVACGRCRSCKEQHTGVCLTVNPARAGGAYGYVDMGDWTGGQAEYVLVPYADFNLLKLPDRDKAMEKIRDLTCLSDILPTGYHGAVTAGVGPGSSVYVAGAGPVGLAAAASARLLGAAVVIVGDVNPVRLAHAKAQGFEIADLSKDTPLHEQIAALLGEPEVDCAVDAVGFEARGHGHAGAQHEAPATVLNSLMGVVRVAGKIGIPGLYVTEDPGAVDAAAKMGSLSIRFGLGWAKSHSFHTGQTPVMKYNRQLMQAIMWDRINIAEVVGVQVISLDDAPRGYGEFDAGVPKKFVIDPHKLFSAA is encoded by the coding sequence ATGTCTGGTAATCGTGGTGTCGTGTATCTGGGCAGCGGCAAGGTCGAGGTACAGAAAATCGACTATCCAAAAATGCAGGACCCGCGCGGCAGGAAGATCGAGCACGGCGTCATCCTGCGCGTAGTCTCCACCAACATCTGCGGTTCGGACCAACACATGGTCCGTGGCCGTACCACCGCCCAGGTCGGCCTGGTCCTGGGTCATGAAATCACCGGCGAAGTGATCGAGAAGGGCAGCGACGTCGAGAACCTGAAGATCGGTGATCTGGTGTCGGTGCCGTTCAACGTGGCGTGCGGGCGCTGCCGTTCCTGCAAGGAGCAACACACCGGGGTCTGCCTGACCGTCAACCCGGCCCGCGCCGGTGGCGCCTACGGCTACGTCGACATGGGCGACTGGACCGGCGGCCAGGCCGAGTACGTGCTGGTGCCTTACGCCGACTTCAACCTGCTGAAACTGCCGGATCGCGACAAGGCCATGGAGAAGATCCGCGACCTGACTTGCCTCTCCGACATCCTGCCCACCGGTTATCACGGCGCGGTGACTGCCGGCGTTGGCCCGGGCAGCAGCGTTTATGTGGCCGGTGCCGGCCCGGTCGGCTTGGCGGCTGCGGCCTCGGCGCGCCTGCTGGGGGCGGCGGTGGTGATCGTCGGTGACGTCAACCCGGTGCGCCTGGCCCACGCCAAGGCCCAGGGGTTTGAAATTGCCGACCTGTCCAAGGACACCCCGTTGCACGAACAGATCGCCGCCCTGCTGGGCGAGCCGGAAGTCGACTGCGCGGTGGACGCCGTGGGCTTTGAAGCCCGGGGCCACGGCCATGCCGGTGCCCAGCACGAAGCCCCGGCCACGGTGCTCAACTCGCTGATGGGCGTGGTGCGGGTAGCGGGCAAGATCGGCATTCCCGGCCTCTACGTCACCGAAGATCCGGGCGCGGTGGACGCCGCGGCGAAGATGGGCAGCCTGAGCATCCGCTTCGGCCTGGGCTGGGCCAAGTCCCACAGCTTCCACACCGGCCAGACCCCGGTGATGAAGTACAACCGCCAACTGATGCAGGCCATCATGTGGGACCGCATCAACATCGCCGAAGTGGTGGGCGTGCAAGTCATCAGCCTCGACGATGCCCCGCGCGGCTATGGCGAGTTCGATGCCGGTGTACCGAAGAAATTCGTCATCGACCCGCACAAGCTGTTCAGCGCTGCCTGA
- a CDS encoding type II toxin-antitoxin system RelB/DinJ family antitoxin — MAALLKTTDVRCRIDEDLKVSATAVLEACGLSLSEAMRLFLRQVVAVQGLPFEVRVPSEKTARAMAQAREIRRQYDSIDEMLRDADGEAGEEAKAR; from the coding sequence TTGGCTGCATTACTGAAAACCACTGACGTGCGTTGCCGCATAGACGAGGACTTGAAGGTCAGTGCTACTGCTGTGCTGGAAGCCTGCGGGCTGAGCCTCAGTGAGGCCATGCGCCTGTTCCTGCGTCAGGTTGTGGCCGTGCAGGGGCTGCCCTTCGAAGTGCGTGTCCCATCGGAGAAAACCGCTCGTGCCATGGCGCAGGCGCGGGAGATTCGTCGTCAGTACGATTCGATCGACGAGATGTTGAGGGATGCTGATGGCGAAGCCGGAGAAGAAGCAAAAGCGCGCTGA
- a CDS encoding type II toxin-antitoxin system YafQ family toxin produces the protein MAKPEKKQKRAERPRQCAQTPEFKKSWERYQRAGRRDMHEVRKVMVLLFLGEPLPAQYLDHALKGEWDGFRECHIGGDFLLIYDVARAGLVTFVDLGSHAELFR, from the coding sequence ATGGCGAAGCCGGAGAAGAAGCAAAAGCGCGCTGAGCGGCCCAGGCAATGCGCACAAACGCCGGAGTTTAAAAAGTCCTGGGAGCGCTACCAGCGCGCGGGGCGTCGCGACATGCACGAAGTGCGCAAGGTCATGGTGCTGCTGTTCCTGGGGGAGCCGCTACCGGCGCAGTACCTCGATCATGCGCTGAAGGGGGAGTGGGACGGTTTCAGGGAGTGTCATATCGGTGGCGATTTTCTGCTGATTTATGACGTGGCCCGAGCCGGTCTTGTGACCTTTGTCGACCTGGGCAGCCATGCCGAATTGTTCAGATAG
- a CDS encoding anti-sigma factor domain-containing protein codes for MNYQTPERRRALAADYAIGLMQGAARRRFEMLLLDDAALREELARWQESLASLTEAIPEQAVPEQVWQGIQARIQPQVLHLPKKNPLWMRLRLALAACAVLATLYIGFIQQSDQVRYSATLLSADQQPALRIKAHAQYLQVEPLTLAAIGLDRSLELWAIPADGKPISLGVVPVGGQGKINLNPAQRELLGTPIALAVSLEPHGGSPTGQPTGPVLYQGQLAAL; via the coding sequence ATGAACTATCAAACCCCAGAACGCCGTCGCGCCCTGGCCGCCGACTACGCCATCGGCCTGATGCAGGGCGCCGCGCGCCGGCGCTTCGAAATGCTCCTGCTGGACGACGCGGCCCTGCGCGAAGAACTGGCGCGGTGGCAGGAAAGCCTTGCCAGCCTGACCGAAGCCATCCCCGAACAAGCAGTACCGGAACAGGTGTGGCAAGGCATCCAGGCACGCATCCAGCCCCAGGTCCTGCACTTGCCGAAGAAGAACCCGCTGTGGATGCGCCTGCGCCTGGCGCTTGCCGCCTGCGCCGTGCTGGCGACCCTGTACATCGGCTTTATCCAGCAGAGCGATCAGGTGCGCTACAGCGCCACCCTGCTCAGCGCCGACCAGCAACCAGCGCTGCGGATCAAGGCCCACGCCCAGTACCTGCAAGTCGAGCCCCTGACCCTGGCGGCGATTGGCCTGGACCGCAGCCTGGAACTCTGGGCGATTCCTGCCGACGGCAAACCGATTTCCCTCGGCGTAGTGCCGGTGGGCGGCCAAGGCAAGATCAACCTGAACCCGGCCCAACGCGAACTGCTGGGCACCCCGATCGCCCTGGCGGTGAGCCTGGAACCCCACGGTGGCTCGCCCACCGGCCAGCCCACCGGGCCGGTGCTGTATCAAGGGCAATTGGCGGCGCTCTGA
- a CDS encoding sigma-70 family RNA polymerase sigma factor: MNGTTAHPGLISGCVSRRLSLALVPVPARRIAISSLDPDQLRHLLAQCSLGDRRAFETLYRMVAPRLHGVALRFMGRRDLAEEVLQESFVRIWNNAVRYQPHLSAPLTWMVNITRNQAIDQLRKHRERPLGELEEQQLEDQSPSAHDQLDSARSARALNRCLDSLDGMQRQSITVAYFQGLSCSELAEHLAAPLGSVKSWIRRGMERLRRCLES; encoded by the coding sequence GTGAATGGAACAACCGCACACCCTGGACTAATCTCTGGCTGCGTCAGTCGGCGCCTGTCGCTGGCCCTTGTCCCCGTTCCTGCCAGGAGAATCGCCATTTCGAGCCTCGACCCCGATCAGCTGCGGCACCTGCTGGCCCAGTGTTCACTGGGCGACCGCCGGGCCTTCGAAACCCTCTACCGCATGGTTGCCCCACGTCTGCACGGCGTCGCCCTGCGCTTCATGGGCCGTCGCGATCTGGCCGAGGAAGTGCTGCAGGAAAGCTTCGTGCGCATCTGGAACAACGCCGTGCGCTACCAGCCGCACCTGTCCGCGCCCCTGACCTGGATGGTCAACATCACCCGCAACCAGGCCATCGACCAGTTGCGCAAACACCGCGAACGGCCCCTGGGCGAACTCGAAGAACAACAGCTGGAGGATCAAAGCCCTTCGGCCCACGACCAGCTGGACAGCGCCCGCTCCGCCCGGGCCCTGAACCGCTGCCTGGACAGCCTCGACGGCATGCAGCGCCAATCCATCACCGTGGCCTACTTCCAGGGCCTGTCCTGCTCGGAGCTGGCCGAACACCTGGCCGCGCCCCTGGGCTCGGTCAAATCCTGGATTCGTCGGGGCATGGAACGCCTGCGCCGGTGCCTTGAATCATGA